One Pseudomonas sp. B21_DOA genomic window, GCATCGCGTTGGCCTTTTTTATTTCGGGGTCTGTCCTTCCAAGCCAGTCCGGGCATTTTGCTTGGGATGGGCTACTCGACCGCAGTTGCGACACTTTCGAGACGATAGCCATACCCATAGATCGTCAGTAACTGCCAACCCCGATCTGCCGTCAGCCCGAGCTTGTTGCGCAATCGGTAGATATGCGTATCCAGCGGCCGCGAGGAAGTTGTTTCCTCGTTCGGCCAGAAGCGCTCGTACAGATAATCCCGCGACAATGGCCGCCCCAGGTTGCTGAACAGACACCGCGCCAGTCGGTATTCGCGCTCAGTCATGAGGATCGGTTTGCCTTCGCGGGTTACGGTCAATTCGGCGTCGTCGAAAGTCAGGTCGTGAAACGTTTGTACTTCACCTGCCGCACTGCGCGGTTGGCTATGCCGGCGCAATACCGCCGCCACCCTCGCCTTCAACTCGTTGGGGCGAAACGGCTTGCTGACATAATCATCGGCCCCGGCATTCAAGGCTTGAACGATATCGCTTTCGCCGTCGCGACTGGTCAGCATGATCGCGGCCGGTGGCGCGTCCATGTGTTCACGGGTCCAGCGCAGCAGTGCCAGACCCGTGAGGTCGGGAAGTTGCCAGTCGAGGATCAGCAGGTCGAACGTTTCCCGGCGTAACTGGCGCAACAAGTCTTCGCCACGCTCGAAGCTGTGCAGTGACCACGGCTGTTCCCCAATTTCGGCCATTTGCTCCAGGGTTTGCTCGACCCGGCGCAGTTCGGCGGGTTCGTCGTCCAGAATGGCAACGCGCATCGGCGGTGTTCCTTGTCGCTGGGGCTGGGATGTCGACAATAGCGACTCCCCGGCCGCGATGAAAGAAGCAGCCCGTCGGTAGTCGACGTCCGCTATGATTCTTCGGGTCTACGCCTCAGACCTGAGACCTATGAACACATCCCACATCGCTTTGCCGTTTGCGCCATGAATAAACCTCAACGCCGACTTGAAAGTCGGGAGCCGAGCCAGGTCCAGCGTCTGTTCCGGCGGTTGGTGCGCGAGTGGTTGTGGATAAGTCTAGTGCTGTTACCGCTGACTGGCCTGTTGTCTTATCGCGCTCAGGTCAATCTGCACAATCCGTCGCCGGCGCTTGGCGCGCTGCTGTCGGTGACGATGGTCGGGTGTGTGCTGGGATTGTTGCTGTGGCGACCGCGTTGGGCGCTGTGGGTAACCTTGATCGGCATGGCCGGTGCGCTGATCAGCAGTGCCCTGCTCGCCGAGATCCGCCACTGGTGGTCGCCGACATCTGCGGCGCTGGGCATGTTGTTCGGTTACCTGATCTGGAACTGGCGGCGCCTGAGTGTGGTGCTCACCTATTTCGGCTGGGAGCTGGCGCGTCTGGACAGTGAACCGAAAGTCTTCCCGGAACGACGCCGGACTCGTTTCACCGGAACTGATCAACTGCAAGGCCAGATCATGGCGCTCGAACAAGCCATGAGCCGCACCCGCGATACCCGGCGCTTCATTGCCGACGGCCTGGAATACCTGCCAGTGGCGACGCTGATCAGTGATCCGCAGGGCAAGATTCTGCTGGGCAATCGCAAAGCGCGTGAGCTGTTCGAAGATCCATTGGTAGGCGATGAAGTACTCGAGCAACTGGCTCGGCTCGGCTATCCGGATTTATCCACAGCACCGCGACCGGCGCTGGCCACGCTGGCGCTACTGGAGTTTCGCGATCACAAGGAGCGCAGCCTGCGCCTGGAAAGAGCGGCGTTGCTACCGGTCGATGGCGATACACCGATCGGTTGGCTGCTCAGCCTGACGGATTTGAGCGCCGAGCGCGCCGCCGAGGAGCAACGCGGCGTCCTGCTGCGCTTTCTTTCCCACGACCTGCGCGCGCCGCATTCGGCGATCCTCGCCCTGCTCGATGTGCATCGCCATCAAGCGGGCGCTGATGCACCGTTGTTCGAGCAAATTGAGCGTCAGGTGCGCCGCGCGCTGGATCTGACCGATGGTTTCGTCTTGTTGGCACGAGCTGAGTCCGAGACCTACCAGTTCCGCCCGACGTTGTTCGCGATGCTGGTATTGGACGTCCTTGATCAGGCGCTGCCCATCGCACAGCAGAAACGCATCGAGCTACTCAACGAAGTTGATGAGGAATGCCAGGAGCGGCTGATTCTCGCCGATCAGGGATTGCTGACGCGCGCCCTGTTCAATCTCCTGGAAAATGCCATCAAGTACAGTCCGGCAAACAGCACCGTGCAACTGAAGGTCAGCTGTTGTGGGTCATGGCTGCGCTGCGAATTGACCGATCAGGGCAAAGGGATTGCTGCTGATGAATTGCCTGACCTGTTCAGCCAGTATCGGCGTTTCTCCTCAGCCCAAGGCATCGACGGCGTGGGCCTGGGTCTGTCGATGGTCAAAGCTGTGATTGATCATCATGGCGGTACGATCGAGTGTCACAGCGTGGTCGATGCGGGAACCACATTCCGCATCGAGTTGCCGCTGATTGCCGAATGAACAAGCACAAAAAAACCGGCTATAAGGACCGGTTTTTTTACATCGGAATAAAACTTATGCACGGATTTCGTTCAATTTGTCCATATAGAAATATCGTTAAAAAACAATAAGTTAGATAGCGATTGCGGACTTTTTAAACGAAAGCGTACACAGGTTATCCACAAAATTCAGACAGCCAGTTGATCACTGGCTGCCGGTGCCTGTGGCACCTGCGGCAGCGAACCCATTTCGCGCTGGGTTTTCTCGTTCCACGCCTGCACACGGTCATTCAGATCAGCGATGGCGCGCGGC contains:
- a CDS encoding sensor histidine kinase — its product is MNKPQRRLESREPSQVQRLFRRLVREWLWISLVLLPLTGLLSYRAQVNLHNPSPALGALLSVTMVGCVLGLLLWRPRWALWVTLIGMAGALISSALLAEIRHWWSPTSAALGMLFGYLIWNWRRLSVVLTYFGWELARLDSEPKVFPERRRTRFTGTDQLQGQIMALEQAMSRTRDTRRFIADGLEYLPVATLISDPQGKILLGNRKARELFEDPLVGDEVLEQLARLGYPDLSTAPRPALATLALLEFRDHKERSLRLERAALLPVDGDTPIGWLLSLTDLSAERAAEEQRGVLLRFLSHDLRAPHSAILALLDVHRHQAGADAPLFEQIERQVRRALDLTDGFVLLARAESETYQFRPTLFAMLVLDVLDQALPIAQQKRIELLNEVDEECQERLILADQGLLTRALFNLLENAIKYSPANSTVQLKVSCCGSWLRCELTDQGKGIAADELPDLFSQYRRFSSAQGIDGVGLGLSMVKAVIDHHGGTIECHSVVDAGTTFRIELPLIAE
- a CDS encoding response regulator transcription factor encodes the protein MRVAILDDEPAELRRVEQTLEQMAEIGEQPWSLHSFERGEDLLRQLRRETFDLLILDWQLPDLTGLALLRWTREHMDAPPAAIMLTSRDGESDIVQALNAGADDYVSKPFRPNELKARVAAVLRRHSQPRSAAGEVQTFHDLTFDDAELTVTREGKPILMTEREYRLARCLFSNLGRPLSRDYLYERFWPNEETTSSRPLDTHIYRLRNKLGLTADRGWQLLTIYGYGYRLESVATAVE